A portion of the uncultured Draconibacterium sp. genome contains these proteins:
- a CDS encoding M64 family metallopeptidase: MKLKFALILFVIPFFTFAQPEFNTYFKDKTFRFDFLLGGNSKEVVVYPQQMKQEPFWGGSKKNLIDVFNYGSYRYRVFDVKSNELIYSKGFSTLFQEWQTTADAKTNNKTFYQAALFPFPKNDVRLELDARQWDGTFKTIYTTDINPKDYFILKEEMHGFETKDIVNNGDPAKKVDIAILAEGYTAAEMQDFYADAAKVSGYLFDTEPFKSEKANFNVHAVFAPSEDSGTDVPGEHIYKNTFFNTSYYTFDLPRYLTTADMKTVYDAAASVPYDQIYVLVNTERYGGGGFYNFVTVCTADNELTPKIIVHEFGHGFGGLGDEYYNSAVAYEDFYNLEIEPWEPNITTLVDFDKKWKNMIDEDTPVPTPRKDKYKNTVGVYEGGGYMAEGIYSPHIDCRMNTNEAEGFCPVCQEAIRKVIRFYSE, from the coding sequence ATGAAGTTGAAGTTTGCTCTTATTCTTTTCGTAATCCCTTTTTTCACTTTCGCACAACCTGAATTCAACACCTATTTTAAAGATAAAACGTTCCGGTTCGATTTTCTGTTGGGCGGAAACAGTAAAGAAGTTGTGGTATATCCGCAACAAATGAAACAGGAGCCGTTTTGGGGCGGTTCGAAAAAGAACCTTATCGACGTGTTTAATTACGGAAGTTACCGTTACCGCGTTTTCGATGTGAAAAGCAACGAGCTGATATACAGCAAAGGTTTTAGCACCCTTTTTCAGGAGTGGCAAACCACTGCCGATGCCAAAACCAACAACAAAACATTTTATCAGGCAGCACTTTTTCCGTTTCCGAAAAACGATGTGCGCCTCGAACTTGATGCCCGCCAGTGGGATGGAACCTTTAAAACAATTTACACCACCGATATTAACCCGAAAGATTACTTCATTTTAAAAGAAGAAATGCATGGTTTCGAAACAAAGGATATTGTAAATAACGGCGACCCGGCAAAAAAAGTAGATATCGCAATTTTGGCCGAAGGATACACGGCTGCCGAAATGCAGGATTTTTATGCTGATGCTGCAAAAGTTTCGGGTTATTTATTCGATACCGAACCGTTCAAATCAGAGAAAGCAAACTTTAATGTGCATGCCGTTTTTGCGCCGTCGGAAGATTCAGGAACCGATGTTCCGGGCGAACACATTTACAAAAACACTTTTTTTAATACCAGCTATTACACCTTCGATTTGCCGCGCTACCTCACTACTGCCGACATGAAAACCGTTTACGATGCCGCAGCCAGCGTTCCTTACGATCAGATTTATGTTTTGGTTAATACCGAACGTTACGGAGGTGGCGGATTTTACAATTTTGTTACTGTTTGCACTGCCGATAATGAACTGACACCAAAAATTATCGTTCACGAATTTGGTCATGGTTTTGGCGGGCTGGGCGACGAATATTACAACTCGGCCGTGGCATACGAAGATTTCTACAACCTTGAAATTGAACCATGGGAACCCAACATTACCACATTGGTTGATTTTGATAAGAAATGGAAAAATATGATCGACGAAGATACTCCGGTTCCAACACCGCGAAAAGATAAATATAAGAATACCGTAGGTGTATACGAAGGAGGCGGTTACATGGCCGAAGGAATTTACAGTCCGCATATCGACTGCCGAATGAATACCAACGAAGCCGAAGGTTTTTGCCCGGTTTGCCAGGAGGCCATTCGGAAGGTTATTCGATTTTATTCGGAGTAA
- a CDS encoding DUF6249 domain-containing protein — protein MEGIFVPIGFFLAIFAILYVYWTTRTKERLALVEKGLDAGIFKGECSQLSLVKWGIFLIAAGLGVLVGFALSNVIDEVVAFFTAILVMGGVGLIIAYAITSKLLKKKEE, from the coding sequence ATGGAAGGAATTTTCGTACCAATCGGTTTTTTTCTGGCAATCTTCGCCATCTTATACGTTTACTGGACCACACGTACCAAAGAGCGCCTGGCGCTGGTAGAAAAAGGGCTCGACGCCGGAATATTTAAAGGAGAATGTTCTCAGTTATCGTTAGTTAAATGGGGAATCTTCTTAATAGCAGCAGGTTTAGGCGTGCTGGTAGGATTTGCGTTATCAAACGTAATCGACGAAGTTGTTGCTTTCTTTACAGCAATTCTGGTAATGGGAGGAGTTGGCTTAATTATAGCTTACGCAATTACTTCTAAACTATTGAAGAAGAAAGAGGAATAG
- a CDS encoding sigma-70 family RNA polymerase sigma factor: MEQKDDIYYIEKVKAGQTNYFSYIVERYQDIVFSIAMKVLKNREDAEEMAQESFIKAYKSLHTFKGTAKFSTWLYRITYNNCISEVRKRKMHFASTDDVQIADEAEEMNLDGIPEENRAQAIKAAMDKLPEDEYTLILLYYFEEQSIEEISRVTKLSESNTKVKLYRARKKLYTILNELMKDELYTIL; the protein is encoded by the coding sequence ATGGAGCAGAAAGATGATATCTATTACATAGAAAAGGTAAAGGCCGGACAGACCAATTACTTTTCGTACATAGTGGAAAGATATCAGGATATCGTTTTTTCCATTGCAATGAAAGTTCTTAAAAATCGTGAAGACGCCGAAGAAATGGCACAGGAGAGTTTTATAAAAGCTTACAAATCGTTGCACACGTTTAAAGGCACTGCAAAATTTTCCACCTGGCTCTACCGAATAACCTATAATAATTGTATCTCGGAAGTGCGAAAAAGGAAAATGCATTTTGCATCGACCGATGATGTACAGATTGCCGACGAAGCTGAAGAAATGAACCTGGATGGAATACCGGAAGAAAACAGGGCGCAGGCCATTAAAGCCGCCATGGATAAGCTACCGGAAGATGAATATACGCTGATACTTTTGTATTATTTCGAGGAACAATCGATCGAGGAGATCAGCCGGGTAACAAAACTCTCGGAAAGCAATACAAAAGTGAAACTTTACAGAGCTCGCAAAAAGCTCTATACTATTTTGAATGAATTAATGAAGGACGAATTATACACTATATTATGA
- a CDS encoding lysoplasmalogenase, which translates to MKKILLHILFIAIVVADLAGEYLQNPQIDHIAKPLLLIWIAGYFFLHSKNIDKKVLLLAGCAFLFSWIGDLLMMFAAEFTFFVFGIVSFLVAQVFYIFVFLRTIDLSGKTPFLRKKPMWLIPYLAYGLIVYIVLFPKLDMVLSIAIFIYVVAILTMSAMALNRFGNGHPISFSLVFAGSLFFVLSDSLIAINRFLIEIPYEGLLIMITYIAAQYLIMLGLLKQYE; encoded by the coding sequence ATGAAAAAGATTCTTCTTCACATTCTTTTTATTGCGATTGTGGTTGCCGATCTGGCCGGGGAGTATTTGCAAAACCCACAAATTGATCATATTGCAAAACCGTTACTGCTAATTTGGATTGCCGGTTATTTCTTTTTGCATTCAAAAAATATCGATAAAAAAGTATTGCTTCTGGCAGGTTGCGCTTTCCTGTTTTCGTGGATTGGCGATTTGTTAATGATGTTTGCAGCCGAATTTACTTTTTTCGTATTCGGTATTGTTTCTTTTCTGGTGGCACAGGTATTTTATATTTTCGTGTTTTTACGCACCATCGATCTTTCGGGGAAAACACCATTTTTAAGGAAAAAACCGATGTGGCTGATTCCTTATCTTGCTTATGGTTTAATCGTTTATATTGTACTTTTTCCGAAATTAGACATGGTACTTAGTATTGCCATTTTTATTTATGTGGTCGCTATTTTAACCATGTCGGCAATGGCATTAAATCGTTTCGGAAACGGACATCCAATTAGTTTTAGCCTTGTATTTGCAGGTTCGTTGTTTTTTGTTTTGTCCGATTCACTGATCGCCATTAACCGTTTTCTCATTGAGATTCCGTACGAAGGCCTGCTGATAATGATCACCTACATTGCTGCCCAGTACCTGATAATGCTGGGGTTATTAAAGCAATATGAATAA
- the rfaD gene encoding ADP-glyceromanno-heptose 6-epimerase, giving the protein MIVVTGAAGFIGSYLVGKLNKAGYKDLILVDKFDDPWKDLNLLKKDYREYIDRDEFFKWLIKNAQDVDFIFHLGARTDTVGQEPELYQQLNLIYSQRLWNICSEIQVPLLYASSAATYGNGEEGFSDEHQKIQDLRPLNLYGWSKHDFDVWALKQFRTPPFWAGMKFFNVYGPNEYHKGRMASVVLHAYKTIKETGHMQLFRSHHKAYKDGEQSRDFIYVEDIADVMMYFMENQDNSGIYNVGTGKARSFLDLTKAVFSSLNKNPDISFIDTPVDLRGRYQYFTEAEMQKLRDAGYTKPFVELEDGVNEYVNKYLMAEACF; this is encoded by the coding sequence ATGATAGTTGTAACAGGAGCAGCCGGATTTATCGGAAGTTATTTAGTAGGAAAACTCAACAAAGCAGGATACAAAGATCTGATTCTGGTTGACAAGTTTGATGACCCCTGGAAAGATTTGAATCTATTGAAAAAAGATTATCGGGAGTACATTGATCGTGACGAGTTTTTCAAGTGGTTAATTAAAAACGCACAAGATGTAGATTTCATTTTTCATCTGGGGGCACGAACCGATACGGTGGGACAGGAGCCCGAACTCTATCAGCAATTAAATTTAATTTATTCGCAGCGCCTGTGGAATATTTGTTCCGAAATTCAAGTACCGCTGTTGTATGCTTCATCGGCAGCTACTTACGGTAATGGCGAAGAAGGTTTTTCTGATGAACATCAAAAAATACAGGATTTACGTCCGCTTAATTTATATGGCTGGTCGAAACACGACTTTGATGTGTGGGCGTTGAAGCAGTTCCGCACACCTCCGTTTTGGGCTGGTATGAAATTCTTTAATGTTTACGGGCCAAACGAATACCACAAAGGCCGAATGGCTTCGGTAGTACTGCATGCTTATAAAACGATTAAAGAAACAGGTCATATGCAGTTGTTTCGTTCTCATCACAAAGCCTATAAAGATGGCGAGCAAAGTCGCGACTTTATTTATGTAGAAGATATTGCGGATGTGATGATGTATTTTATGGAGAACCAGGACAATTCGGGAATTTACAATGTTGGAACAGGAAAAGCCCGTTCTTTTCTCGATCTTACAAAAGCTGTTTTTAGCAGTTTGAATAAAAACCCGGATATTTCGTTTATTGATACACCCGTAGATTTACGCGGGCGCTACCAGTATTTTACCGAAGCCGAAATGCAGAAATTGCGCGATGCAGGTTATACCAAACCTTTTGTTGAGCTTGAGGATGGTGTGAACGAGTACGTAAACAAGTACCTTATGGCCGAAGCCTGTTTTTAA